The sequence below is a genomic window from Anaerocolumna chitinilytica.
GTCCTCTGTAAAACTGATTTTATGAATTTCTCCATCACCAAAATTTCCGACATACAGATTTCCCTCTTTATCAAAGGCTATTCCATCTGCTCCGTATTGACAATCCGGGTTTTCTGTAACAAAGGTAGTCAGGATATGCTTATCTTCCAATGTATTTGTTATCTGAATGTTCTCTTCCTCCAGACCAAATCGGTAAACACAGCTTACTAATTTGTTATCCGGGTGTTTTACCGGATGCAGATAACTTTGTGTTACATACATATAATTTCCCTTAATTCGTATCCCGTTGGGATGTTCCATGTGTTCCGCAACCACTGTACTTTTTAAGATATTTCCATCCTCATCCACTTTCATTTTTAAAATTCTGCCTTTGTACAAAAGGTCTTCTCTTTCACTCCAACCCTGGTTATCACAAATATAGATATTCCATTCTTTATCAAAGGCAATTCCCATATTTCTGGCCACTCCGGTTTCCGGGTGGACAGGCACGTCAAACCATTTCGCGGCACAGCCGTCCTTATCAATTCTTACAACACAGCCGGACATGGAATCCTCTGCGTAGTTCGGACAGGAAAGTATCAGATTTCCGTTCCTGTCTATTTCCATACCATCGGGAGTACACACATAATCCGGTAATATTGAAAACAACCTGCTCTCTTTCATCTCTTTTCTCCTCTACTCATATTGAATCACTATTTTTTTTGTGGTTTGCCGCCTTTCTTCTATTAAAGAAAAAGCATCCGTAATATTCTCAAAATTGAATACATCTGATATAAAATCCAACGGATTTAATACCCCTTGATTAATCCAGGACATAATCTGAGAGTGGGCTTCCCCTTCTTCTTTTTTACTCGGCCATTGCACAAATTGAAGGGTCCAGTTATAAGGGGCTTTTCTCCAGTCAATCTCGGCATATGGCTTTGCAGATATTCCGTAACAGCAGATTTTGCCATTATATTTTACCAGTTCCATTGCTTGATTAATGAGCGCATTGATTCCTACTGCATCCACCACATAATCGATTCCCTCCGGGAATAATTCCTTCACCTCTTTTATCAGATCACAAACCGAACTGTTAAAAGCATAGTCAGCCCCCATCTTCAAAGCCTCCTGTACTTTTTCCTCTAATACATCAGCGGTAATCACGGTTTTCATTCCCAGAAGCTTTGCAAATTTCGTAAAACAAAGGCCAACCGGACCGGCACCAATAATCAGGACCGATTCATTTGATTTAAAGCCAAATCTTCTGATGGCACTTAGAACTTCTCTAAAGGTTACTATCATGGCAGCCCCCACAGCATCAACTTTATCTGTCTCCTTGATAACGGATTGCGCCAAATAACTTTCGTTCCAAGAAGGAGTTCCTTCTCCCATGCCATTTGCTATATATGCTTGTGCATCGCCTACAATTGCAAATTCGGAGTAAGCTCCCCACCCTGGGGTATAATCCTTCACCTTTGCTTCCAGAAATGGAAGCAGGACCATATCTCCGATTTTTAGGCTCTCCACCTTCTCACCGACTTCAACAACTCTTCCAACACCTTCGTGTCCGAGTATCGCCGGATATGTATCAAAATTCTTAAATTCACCGTGTATTAACTTTGTGTCCGTTCCGTTACATACGCCACAGCTAAGCATCTTAACTAATGCCTGGCATGGGCCATACTCCGGTTTCTCAATTTCTTCTACAGAAAGCTTTCCTTTTGCATCTACAATTAATGTTTTCATGAAAAATATCCTCCTTCTGATTCCCTTATTCCATGAACATAATGTTCCATATCCTATTATAAAGATGAATGATTTCTCAAAGAACTTACTATTTTTTGATTTCGTGTAGGATTTTTCAAAAGCCACAAAAAATCCCCTCTTTGGTTCCTTCGATAACCGACCAAAGAGAGGATTTATTTGCAGCAGTATTAAGTTTGTGGTTTGAGTAACCAATTAATAACATAGGAACAAACTTTCAGCAAATGTCAGAATAAATTTAAAGTTTGCTGCTCGTAATCACTCTTTCTATTAAGCATATAAGGTGTTTGTTTTAGGATTAGGGAGGTTTGCATGGTATCAAATATCCATTCTTCTTTTTGATTTTCCGTTAACAACAACGGCATCCGGTCATGAACATCCTCGATGGAGGAATTGGCAGCCGTTGTTAATATTACAAATCTGGATTCGTTTTGATACATATTATAGATTCCTGCCATATACATTATCGATTCACTCTTAGGGGTAAAGTAGATTTTCTCTTTCTTTTTGTTCCATTCATAGAAGCCGCAGGCCGGAATAATACACCTTCTAAAATTCAGACAATCTCTAAATGTCTTCTTTTCAAAGGCGGTTTCCGAACGGGCATTGATAATCACTCCGCTTCCCTTGAAATTAGGAAAACCCCATTTTAATACCTCTGGCTCGATTTTATTCCCTTTTGCCACTAAGATTGGTACATTGTCTGTGGGGTAGATTTCCCCGGTTTTGGCTTTTACATTTCCTAATTTTCTATCTAGCTCTTCTATTATTTTTTTGATTTCTCTTGAGGTTTCATCATCTACATAATATCTTCCGCACATCACAATGCCCTCCTTTAATGGTTTTGTCTTAAACTGCTATTTCTTTTTGATTGGATAACAAATCTCAGTAACCAGATCATCCGGATTCATAGTTTGTGCCGGACTGACATGATAAATACAAAACATTGCTCCATTGAATTCATAACCATTATCTCTGACCCAGTTAGCTACTGTTTGATTCACTTCCGTGATTTGTTCGTAACTTCCTTTATAGGTTGCAGAAGCTGTCTGTACTTCAGGAACTGTTTTAAAAATTACATTCTCTGTATTTTCATAAATTCCTTTAACCGACATCTGGATTTCAATATCCACATCGCTGTCTTTATAGCCTTCATCATGAAAAATAGCTAAACTACAGCAATTATCTTCTGGTGTCATCTCCAGAGACGCTGTCTCTGACATTAGAATCTTCCAAAGAATTTCTTCCTGATTGTATGATGGTATCGTTTTTCTGACACTTGCTACATACCGTTTGGGAATTGCTTTTAAAATAACATTATAATTCATAACCTTATCATCCTCTCTCAGCCTTTTAATAGCTGTCTCAAGGAGAAGTAGACGTTGCTTAATTTCAGTTTCTTCTGCCTGCATTTCTGTATGTTTTACCACTAAAAAGTCAGACAACGCTTTCGGGTCATCATATTTCTTCATTATTTCTTTCATGGTCGATAAGCTAAAACCCATGTCCTTTAAGGAAATAATTCTACCCGCATCAGCAAGTTGCTCTTCGTTATAATAACGATAGTTGGTATAATGATCTGTTTGTTTGGGTATTAAAAGTCCCATTTCATCATAATGTCTCAGCATCCGTATACTTATCCTTGAAAGTTTTGAAAAATCACCAATTTTTAACATTTAAATTTCCTCACATATATGTGTTTTTTGAGCTCATCTTTACTATAAAGTATAACATAATGTGAGAGTCAATAGCAAAATATAAAAGCACTGTCTTTTGTATGACAATGCTTTCATTAATACGAATCATGCTTTTATAGTTGATTTAACTTGTGCTCAGGCTCTTTACCATTCTCTATGCGTTTTATATTATTCACGAAGAACTCATATCTTTTTTTGTGGAATTTGAGGCCGTCAGGCATTCCTGCCGTATGGGGGGTAAGTATCACATTACTAAGGTTCCGAAGCTCACTGGTAATAGGGAGAGGTTCCGATTCAAACACATCCAGGCATGCACCTGAAATTTCTTTGTTTTTTAACGCATCTATCAAGTCTTTTTCATTTACAATCCCACCCCGGGCGGTATTGATAAATAGTGCAGTATTTTTCATTTTTTTGAATACATCCTTGTTGATCAAGTGTTTGGTCTGCTGATTTAAAGATACATGCACACTTATGATGTCTGAAACGCTTACAAGGGTATCGAAATCCGTTATTTCACCAAAACTGTCAGAATGAACTGCCTCATTTCTAGCATAACCCAGCACATTCATATCAAAAACCCTGCAAAACTCAGCTACCTTTTTTCCAACGGAGCCCAAACCGATAATGCCAATCGTTTTGCCCCTTAATTCACTCCCTGTATAATTCAATTGATTCTCATCCATCCGATTTTTCATGAAATCATCAAGAAAGGGTATGTTTTTATAATAAGATAGTAATAGAGCCATTACATGCTCGGCTACTGCCTGTGCATTCACTCCCGCAGCATTGGCAACCCATATTCCTGCCTGCGTGCAGGCATCAATATCTACATTATCATAACCTGCGCCTGTCTGTACTAATTTTAATTTACTTGTATTTGATAGCAGGTTACTATCCACTTTAATATGTTCTGGTATGATAATCTGACAATCTTTCAAATGATGCAGCATCTCTTCTCCTGGGGGTACAATTACAACATCCCATTCTTCCGGAAAGTGCCTTATAATATTTGATATTGAGTTCTCTGTAAAATAGCCTACTATAAGTATTTTCATTGATAAACCACCTTTCATTCTGTATACCATATTGAAATTTCTATCTTTCTTATAAAATAATTATTGTATACAGATATTAAATTTTATCAAAGATTTATGGGTTACTTGTTCTGTTATTTTTGATTTAAAACCATAGAAACTGCCTATATACAGCTTCCATTATATACCGCTCCATATCACTAATCAAATCTTTATACAAATGTAATGATTTTTTTAGCAGAGACCTGTCTTCTGCTATTTTCTTTCAGGGTCTTTACAATTTTGGTCAGTCATATTAGCATATACTATATACTAACCAAATCGGTCAGGAGGTTTTCATGAATGAAGGTTTTTTCAGTTTGCCTGCAGACAAACAACGAAAGATAATTAATATGGGATTTCAAGTTTTTTCCCAGAATACGTATAAAAAAGCTCCTGTAGCAGAAATAGCCTCAAAAGCAGATATTTCGAAAGCTCTACTTTTTTACCATTTCAAAAACAAAAAAGAATTTTACTTATTTTTATGGAACAAATCAATAGAATTGACGAGTAATGCAATGAAGGAGCAAGATGTCTTAGGAACAAGCAACTATTTTGAAATGCTGAGGCGCTCTCTTATAGGAAAATGTAATTTGCTGAGAGAATACCCTTATGTAAGTGAATTCTCATTACGAGCTTATTATGAAGAAAATATTGAGGTTAAGAAAGAAATCCAGGATAGTTTTCATAAAATCAATCTGGAAAGTGAGAAAAAAGCCTTTGAAATCATAGATATTACAAAGTTACGCGATGGCATTGATATACATCAAATGTATCAGGAGATGGTTTGGGCTTCTGATGGTTATTTGCATATGGCCCTTATACAGGGCGATATCAACGTCGATAAATTGAAATCAGATTTTGAGAAATTAATCCATATGTGGGAAAAGGTATATCAAAAATAGTAGGGGGGAATCATGAGTACAGAACACAAACAACTAGAAGCTATGAATGGATGTGTACACTACTGGATTTCAAGAAATTGTAATCCAAATGCAAAATGCATCCTATTTACACATGGGCTAACTGCAAATCATACCATGTTCGAAAAACAGGTTGAGTATTTTAAGGAATCCTATACGGTGATTACATGGGATGTACCGTTACACGGATTATCAAGGCCTTATAAAAATTTTTCTTATGAGAATACTGCGAAAGAATTAAAGGCTATCTTAGATAACGAGAGAATCATTAAAGTTATTTTAGTTGGTATGTCAATGGGCGGTTATCCAAGTCAGGAATTCGCTTATCGATATCCAAAAAAGGTGGATAGGATGGTAATGCTTGATACCACACCCTTTGGGCTTAAGTATTATTCCAAAACAGATCTATGGTGGTTGAAACAAGTTGCACCTCTTGGAAAATGGTTTACTGACCATATGCTTCGAGAGAGTATGGCAAAATCTGTTTCCAAAACAGACTATTCTTATAAAAAAATGAAAGAAATGCTAAATCCTTTATCAAAAGCAGAGATTATCCAGCAAATGGATATTGCCTATGGAAAATTTGCGAAAGAAAATAAAGATGTACACTTTGATTTTCCAGTATTACTTTTACTAGGTGACAAGGATACTACCGGAAAAGTAAAACAATATAATAAAGCCTGGGCCAAAGAGACCGGCTATCCTCTGCATCTCATTCAGCATGCAGCGCATTTCTCCAATGGAGACAATCCGGAACAGGTTAACCTGGAAATAGAACATTTTATTCAGGGAAAGGATTCATATGATATTTAAAGAATTTGGAAATATCAATTTTCCAACAATGATTTTTATCCATGGTGGCGGTCTGTCTGACTGGTCATTAATGCCTATCGTAGCTGAATTTCAAAAGAAATTTCATGTAATTGCGCCTATTATTGATGGACATGGAGAAGCTGCCGCAGAAACCTTTATCAGCATTTCGAATTCTGCTGCAAAATTGATTCATTACATTGATACACAATGTAATGGGCGGGTTTTTGCAATTGCAGGTTTATCAATAGGAGCACAAATCGTAACAGAAGTAATCTCTCAAAGAGATGATATTACGCAATATGCTATTATTGAGAGTGCATTAGTTTATCCAATCAAGGGTATTGTCACATTCACAGTGCCTGCATATCAGATGTGCTACGGACTAATTAAGCAAAGGTGGTTTTCAAAACTGCAGGCAAAATCCCTGTGCGTCCCTTCTAATATGCTTGAAATATACTATAATGACAGTATAAAAATGTCGAAGCAATCGTTAATCAATATAACATTGAGCAATGGAACCTATGATTTAAAAGAAACTACTTCAAATACAAAAGCTAAAGTGCTGATAATTGTAGGTGAAAATGAGATTCCGGTCATGAAAAAATCAGCTCAAAAATTACATCAAATAATTCCTGGCAGCGAATTATATATTGTTCCTGGTATGAAGCATGGTGAATTAAGCTTAAAGTACCCTCAAAATTATATAGAAGCACTAAAAAAATTATTTAAATTATGAGTTTGCGAGAGCCTGTGAAAAAATCTCTGTATATATCATTCCTGTTGTTGTCCAACGCTCGCATATTTGCGAACCCGAAATAATGATTTTATTATCTTCAAATTGCAGGACTGTTGGCAACCAATCTACATAAAATTCATTTTGGGATTTTGGGAATAGTTTTCTTGTTTGTCCAGTGGGGTCTATAAATGACAAACCGTCAACTCTTATAACAAATCCCAATTCTTCATTTGCGTAAACACCGTTTTTAGGAAAGGAATTGGGGCTTTGTATGCAATTAACATTTAAAAATGATAGCATCTCATTTTCTCGGCAAGCCCAGTCTCCATCTGATATTTCAAGGGATATTTTATTCATTGGAAATGATTGAAACAACATATCAGCCATACTCGCATAATCCCGCAAGAACTGCTTAAAGCTCTCCGCCCCGGCCGGCTTGCCAGAATAGTATGGCTGGTCTTTATCCCTGTTCCATAAATAATCCAAATAGGAAGTGCCTCGGTCTTTTTCGAGATAATCAATCGTCGCCTCCGTGTTATCTCTGTATAAATAGATTAGACATGGGTTTAATGGTTGTATTATCTCTATAATTTGGTCAATAAAATTTTTCAATTCCTCATACGGCCGATTCTGAAACAAAAAAGTGAAAATCTGGAACTGGAATATCGCACTGTCGATGACATAGACTTCATCCTGATTTTTCATTGCTTTTTCAATGAAATACGCCCATTTCTCCAATGCGAATTTTTTGTACACATCAAGAGGAAAGCTCCAAACATCAAATTTCAACAGCTCCTGGTATACATTCTCGCTGATTTTATCCCTATAATTCCACTGGATTTCGGGTAAATGAATCCCTATAGTGCTTTTCTTAAATACGGCAATCTGATTGAGGATGTCAGCCGTTTCCGGATATGTTTCTATGAATCTGGCATATTCATCGTAGGTCATGCCGACCTCATCAAAAAACAGAACAGGATGTGGCATAGCCACTTCATGTATCCACTTCGCATTTATATTATTACGTTCAAGCTGTATATGTATATACCGTGCATTTGTGGTTTTGCCTGTTGAGGGTAACCCCTCTAACATAATTAGCTTTGAATCAATCATTTTTATCCTCTTTGAAATTTCATTCATAACACCCCATGCCGAACCACTTAAGGTAAGCTAAGAGAGCAGATTTTGCCATTGCATACCCAATGAATTCGTCCTGTGTATGAGATTCGGTCGCCGGTCACGAAAATAGCGCTGTCGTCTTCTATTGCATAAATGGGCAGCTCCATGGAGATTTGCAATAAGGTTGATAATACCTGCTGATCTTCAAGCTTAAAGTGTGGCTTGACGATAATGTCAGCCAGACCCAGTCCATCATATGGGACTGGAGATTCCTTCGTGTCAAGGGAGCGTTTGGCCATGTTGATTGCACCGACACTGACTCCCAACACCGCTGCGGCAGAATCACAAATCGCAGCATCCAAGCCCTTATCTCGTATTAGTTGAAATTGTAATCCGGGGTGACCGCCCATAAGAAACACGCAGGAAGATTCTTTAATCAAACGCTTAGCTTGTAATGCTTCCATCCGATTATCAATTGCATAGTGCCGTGCGAAAGGTATGTTGTTTTTACTACTATGCATTCTCAATGAAATTCACTAATACTTCATTGAATTAATCCTTTTGGTCATAAAAGGCTGCATGACCGGAGAACTCAAATGGAATAAGCTTAGAACCTGGAATCATTTTATTTTGTATTTCGCCTAGTTGGAATGGAACCACTTTATCATGTATTCCATGAATGATTAAAGTGGGCACGTGGATGGCTTCCAAATCAGTGAATAATACTTCTTTAATCCATGTTTCTTCTACGGAAGCAGTCGCCCAGCCCGCAGCTGCCAGCCCCAATTGAAAAAACCAATCGGAAAGAGCTTCCGTAATGTGCTGAAAGAAAAACCTGTTTCCAAAATCCCGAAGCATTTGTGGACGGTCATTATAGGTTTCTTCAATCATTTGTATAACATCCTCTTTATCCACCCCATATGGAAAATCAGGAAGTTTTATCAGGCTGGGAGCTGCTGCTGCAAAAAGTGCCAGTTTAGATACTCCGTAGCCTTTATGGCGCCCCATGTATTTTACTGATATTGCACCTCCATTGGAATGTCCGGCTAACGTAAAGTCATATAAATGCAATGCTTCAACCACAGACCTCACATCATCTGCCATGGTACCAAAATCATAGCCGTAAAAAGGTCTGTCTGATTTACCGAATCCTCTGACATCAATTCCAATACACCTATAACCCAGTTTAGGAAGCTGGTTAAACTGATATTCAAACAAATTGTGATCTCCTGGCCAGCCATGTACGAACAGAATCGTTTTTTTACACTGAGGATTAAGATCTTCTACATATATATTTACATCATCTGCAACGGTAATATAGTATCCCATAAGTAAGGTTCCTCATCAGATATCGTTTAGTTTATTATACTCACAAAGTACACATCTAATGAAAACAAGTGACAATATTTAAAATTATTTCATTGGTATTTCAAAACTGTGAAGTAGAACTGCCCCATCCTGCGTTGTATACTTTGAAACACTATGATATAACGCAGTGTTAGTTTTGAGAAACCATTTTTTCAAGAACCTGTTTTAATAAATCTGCATTTAATATTTCATAATAACCTTTATTGGCGGACTCATACCAAATATTAATATTACCTAAAAGAATATGCATAGGGTTATTGTTCCAAATCAAATCAATTTCCCATGTTACATCAGAACCATTGTAAGGCGAATATGTTTTCAATGTGCGTTTACACATACTTGTGCTTAAAAGTTTGATAAACTCGTTTGCATCTACTTTATCTGTAATATCTTTGCCTTCGTATGAAACATCCGTTAGAGCCACCCAATTATCGCTTGTAGATTTAACCTCACATGTAGAACCGCCTTCTGTTACGGTTCTAGTAACTTCTGCAACAGTATAAGGGCTACTTATAATCGGTTTTTCTCTAAAAATAAAATGTATATATACTAAAATACCTATAAATAGAATTGGTATCAAGGTAAACAATAAAATCTTTTTTATATTTTTCATTAAAATACCTTTTCTTTCTTTGATATCCTGAACAGTATATAAATAATCTTCAGACCGAATTTGATAACGAAGATGAATCATTTCGGGTTATTTCCTAAAGTAAATTTAATTATACAATAGACTGACATAGCCGCTCTAACAATGAACAGACTTACAACTAAGATAATTACACATAAACTTATACGCGAATTAAGTCCTAAGCGGCAAAAAAATATCGCAAACGCTGTAGAACTTAAAAATATCCATAATATTTATTATCAACCTTTTTTCTGATAGATAATTTTTTTAATAAACTGGAACATTACACACCTTACCCT
It includes:
- a CDS encoding SMP-30/gluconolactonase/LRE family protein; this encodes MKESRLFSILPDYVCTPDGMEIDRNGNLILSCPNYAEDSMSGCVVRIDKDGCAAKWFDVPVHPETGVARNMGIAFDKEWNIYICDNQGWSEREDLLYKGRILKMKVDEDGNILKSTVVAEHMEHPNGIRIKGNYMYVTQSYLHPVKHPDNKLVSCVYRFGLEEENIQITNTLEDKHILTTFVTENPDCQYGADGIAFDKEGNLYVGNFGDGEIHKISFTEDGQVKEDIIFAKDRENLQSTDGMVFDEAGNLYVADFCANAIAKIDPDGKVERIAQSPDCTGVDGGLDQPGEPIVWNGRIVVSCFDLVTGPDKVNLKHEMPATLVELSL
- a CDS encoding zinc-dependent alcohol dehydrogenase, with the protein product MKTLIVDAKGKLSVEEIEKPEYGPCQALVKMLSCGVCNGTDTKLIHGEFKNFDTYPAILGHEGVGRVVEVGEKVESLKIGDMVLLPFLEAKVKDYTPGWGAYSEFAIVGDAQAYIANGMGEGTPSWNESYLAQSVIKETDKVDAVGAAMIVTFREVLSAIRRFGFKSNESVLIIGAGPVGLCFTKFAKLLGMKTVITADVLEEKVQEALKMGADYAFNSSVCDLIKEVKELFPEGIDYVVDAVGINALINQAMELVKYNGKICCYGISAKPYAEIDWRKAPYNWTLQFVQWPSKKEEGEAHSQIMSWINQGVLNPLDFISDVFNFENITDAFSLIEERRQTTKKIVIQYE
- a CDS encoding SOS response-associated peptidase — protein: MCGRYYVDDETSREIKKIIEELDRKLGNVKAKTGEIYPTDNVPILVAKGNKIEPEVLKWGFPNFKGSGVIINARSETAFEKKTFRDCLNFRRCIIPACGFYEWNKKKEKIYFTPKSESIMYMAGIYNMYQNESRFVILTTAANSSIEDVHDRMPLLLTENQKEEWIFDTMQTSLILKQTPYMLNRKSDYEQQTLNLF
- a CDS encoding MerR family transcriptional regulator, which encodes MLKIGDFSKLSRISIRMLRHYDEMGLLIPKQTDHYTNYRYYNEEQLADAGRIISLKDMGFSLSTMKEIMKKYDDPKALSDFLVVKHTEMQAEETEIKQRLLLLETAIKRLREDDKVMNYNVILKAIPKRYVASVRKTIPSYNQEEILWKILMSETASLEMTPEDNCCSLAIFHDEGYKDSDVDIEIQMSVKGIYENTENVIFKTVPEVQTASATYKGSYEQITEVNQTVANWVRDNGYEFNGAMFCIYHVSPAQTMNPDDLVTEICYPIKKK
- a CDS encoding NAD(P)-dependent oxidoreductase, with protein sequence MKILIVGYFTENSISNIIRHFPEEWDVVIVPPGEEMLHHLKDCQIIIPEHIKVDSNLLSNTSKLKLVQTGAGYDNVDIDACTQAGIWVANAAGVNAQAVAEHVMALLLSYYKNIPFLDDFMKNRMDENQLNYTGSELRGKTIGIIGLGSVGKKVAEFCRVFDMNVLGYARNEAVHSDSFGEITDFDTLVSVSDIISVHVSLNQQTKHLINKDVFKKMKNTALFINTARGGIVNEKDLIDALKNKEISGACLDVFESEPLPITSELRNLSNVILTPHTAGMPDGLKFHKKRYEFFVNNIKRIENGKEPEHKLNQL
- a CDS encoding TetR/AcrR family transcriptional regulator, whose translation is MNEGFFSLPADKQRKIINMGFQVFSQNTYKKAPVAEIASKADISKALLFYHFKNKKEFYLFLWNKSIELTSNAMKEQDVLGTSNYFEMLRRSLIGKCNLLREYPYVSEFSLRAYYEENIEVKKEIQDSFHKINLESEKKAFEIIDITKLRDGIDIHQMYQEMVWASDGYLHMALIQGDINVDKLKSDFEKLIHMWEKVYQK
- a CDS encoding alpha/beta fold hydrolase, encoding MSTEHKQLEAMNGCVHYWISRNCNPNAKCILFTHGLTANHTMFEKQVEYFKESYTVITWDVPLHGLSRPYKNFSYENTAKELKAILDNERIIKVILVGMSMGGYPSQEFAYRYPKKVDRMVMLDTTPFGLKYYSKTDLWWLKQVAPLGKWFTDHMLRESMAKSVSKTDYSYKKMKEMLNPLSKAEIIQQMDIAYGKFAKENKDVHFDFPVLLLLGDKDTTGKVKQYNKAWAKETGYPLHLIQHAAHFSNGDNPEQVNLEIEHFIQGKDSYDI
- a CDS encoding alpha/beta fold hydrolase, whose product is MIFKEFGNINFPTMIFIHGGGLSDWSLMPIVAEFQKKFHVIAPIIDGHGEAAAETFISISNSAAKLIHYIDTQCNGRVFAIAGLSIGAQIVTEVISQRDDITQYAIIESALVYPIKGIVTFTVPAYQMCYGLIKQRWFSKLQAKSLCVPSNMLEIYYNDSIKMSKQSLINITLSNGTYDLKETTSNTKAKVLIIVGENEIPVMKKSAQKLHQIIPGSELYIVPGMKHGELSLKYPQNYIEALKKLFKL
- a CDS encoding P-loop NTPase family protein, producing MIDSKLIMLEGLPSTGKTTNARYIHIQLERNNINAKWIHEVAMPHPVLFFDEVGMTYDEYARFIETYPETADILNQIAVFKKSTIGIHLPEIQWNYRDKISENVYQELLKFDVWSFPLDVYKKFALEKWAYFIEKAMKNQDEVYVIDSAIFQFQIFTFLFQNRPYEELKNFIDQIIEIIQPLNPCLIYLYRDNTEATIDYLEKDRGTSYLDYLWNRDKDQPYYSGKPAGAESFKQFLRDYASMADMLFQSFPMNKISLEISDGDWACRENEMLSFLNVNCIQSPNSFPKNGVYANEELGFVIRVDGLSFIDPTGQTRKLFPKSQNEFYVDWLPTVLQFEDNKIIISGSQICERWTTTGMIYTEIFSQALANS
- a CDS encoding Type 1 glutamine amidotransferase-like domain-containing protein, translated to MEALQAKRLIKESSCVFLMGGHPGLQFQLIRDKGLDAAICDSAAAVLGVSVGAINMAKRSLDTKESPVPYDGLGLADIIVKPHFKLEDQQVLSTLLQISMELPIYAIEDDSAIFVTGDRISYTGRIHWVCNGKICSLSLP
- a CDS encoding alpha/beta fold hydrolase, producing MGYYITVADDVNIYVEDLNPQCKKTILFVHGWPGDHNLFEYQFNQLPKLGYRCIGIDVRGFGKSDRPFYGYDFGTMADDVRSVVEALHLYDFTLAGHSNGGAISVKYMGRHKGYGVSKLALFAAAAPSLIKLPDFPYGVDKEDVIQMIEETYNDRPQMLRDFGNRFFFQHITEALSDWFFQLGLAAAGWATASVEETWIKEVLFTDLEAIHVPTLIIHGIHDKVVPFQLGEIQNKMIPGSKLIPFEFSGHAAFYDQKD